The following proteins are co-located in the Gossypium hirsutum isolate 1008001.06 chromosome A02, Gossypium_hirsutum_v2.1, whole genome shotgun sequence genome:
- the LOC107934612 gene encoding linamarin synthase 2, giving the protein MGSVESIKPHAVCVPYPAQGHVTPMMQLAKLLHSMGFFITFVNTEFNHRRYIRSKGSDFVEGLPDFQFETIPDGLPLSDRDATQDIPALCDSTRKNCLEPFLELLTKLNSSRQVPTVTCIVSDGVMSFAIKAAEVLGIPEVQFWTASACSFMGYLQFSELLKRGIFPFPNETFLTDGTLDKPIDWVPGMSNIRFRDLPSCFRANNPNDIMFDFLGSEAQNCLKAPAIIFNTFDELEHEVLEAIAVKFPRIYTIGPLRLLARHMLEEPSKSMNSSLWKEDTYCIEWLNKRELNSVVYVNYGSITVMSEKHLKEFAWGLANSKHPFLWIVRSDIVMGDSAILEDEFLEEIKDRGLITSWCNQYEVLSHPSVGVFLTHCGWNSTLEAISGGLPVICWPLFADQQTNCRYACTHWGIGMEVDYDVKRENIEFLVKEMMERHEGKKMKEKALEWKKKAEEATDVGGLSYCNFDRFVKEALKHG; this is encoded by the exons ATGGGTTCAGTTGAAAGCATTAAACCCCACGCTGTATGCGTTCCATATCCTGCACAAGGCCATGTTACCCCCATGATGCAACTGGCTAAGCTCTTACATTCAATGGGCTTCTTCATAACCTTTGTTAACACTGAGTTCAACCATAGGCGCTACATCAGGTCCAAAGGGTCAGACTTCGTCGAGGGTCTGCCCGATTTCCAGTTCGAAACCATCCCGGACGGGCTGCCGCTGTCCGATCGTGATGCAACACAGGACATTCCAGCTCTATGTGATTCGACACGAAAGAATTGCTTGGAACCATTTTTAGAGCTACTAACTAAGTTAAACTCCTCGCGCCAAGTGCCCACTGTTACTTGCATAGTTTCGGATGGAGTTATGAGCTTTGCTATTAAAGCTGCTGAGGTACTTGGTATACCAGAAGTTCAGTTTTGGACTGCCTCAGCTTGTAGTTTCATGGGATATCTTCAATTCAGTGAACTACTTAAACGAGGCATTTTTCCATTCCCAA ATGAAACTTTTCTCACCGATGGAACTCTTGATAAACCTATCGATTGGGTTCCTGGAATGAGTAACATTCGCTTCAGAGATCTCCCTAGCTGTTTTAGAGCCAACAATCCAAATGATATCATGTTTGATTTCTTGGGATCCGAAGCACAGAATTGCCTAAAAGCTCCAGCAATCATCTTCAACACATTTGATGAGTTGGAACATGAAGTGTTGGAAGCAATCGCTGTCAAATTCCCTCGAATTTATACAATAGGACCACTTCGTTTGCTTGCCAGGCACATGCTTGAAGAACCATCCAAGTCAATGAACTCAAGCCTCTGGAAAGAAGATACATACTGCATTGAATGGCTTAACAAAAGGGAACTCAATTCAGTTGTGTACGTGAACTATGGAAGCATTACTGTCATGTCGGAGAAGCATCTCAAGGAATTTGCATGGGGGCTGGCTAACTCTAAGCACCCGTTTTTATGGATCGTTAGATCAGATATCGTGATGGGTGATTCTGCAATTCTGGAAGATGAGTTCCTGGAGGAGATTAAGGATAGAGGGCTGATAACAAGCTGGTGCAACCAATATGAGGTACTTTCACATCCTTCAGTTGGAGTTTTCTTGACACACTGTGGGTGGAACTCCACCCTGGAAGCCATATCAGGAGGTTTGCCAGTAATTTGTTGGCCACTTTTTGCTGATCAACAAACCAATTGTCGGTATGCTTGCACTCATTGGGGCATAGGCATGGAAGTGGATTATGATGTGAAGCGAGAGAACATTGAGTTTTTAGTTAAGGAAATGATGGAAAGACAtgaaggaaagaaaatgaaagagaaggCTTTGGAATGGAAGAAGAAAGCCGAAGAAGCCACTGATGTTGGGGGATTATCATACTGTAATTTTGATAGATTTGTTAAGGAAGCTCTCAAGCATGGTTAA
- the LOC107934617 gene encoding uncharacterized protein, with protein sequence MGIRVAIERKIKILEVYRDSTLVIYQLKGEWEAKYPKLIEYRGLVLELIKKFNDITFCYLSRDKIQMADALATLASMVKVNKQEDVKPIQMSIYEVPAHCYKIEEEEKEDDHLWHHDIPRYVKDREYPNQATENNKRTLKRLVIAYVLDGEILYKRRNDQVLLRCVDTVEAKKSLKKSMRVFAEHMLMVL encoded by the coding sequence atgggtattcgTGTAGCCATAGAACGCAAGATCAAAATACTGGAGGTATATAGGGATTCTACATtagtgatctatcaactcaaGGGTGAATGGGAGGCAAAATATCCCAAGTTGATCGAGTATAGAGGATTGGTTCTAGAGTTAATTAAAAAGTTTAATGACATCACCTTCTGCTACCTCTCGCGAGATAAAATTCAAATGGCTGATGCTCTGGCTACCTTAGCTTCCATGGTCAAAGTGAACAAACAAGAGGATGTAAAACCaatccaaatgagtatttatgaggtTCCAGCTCATTGTTAcaaaattgaagaagaagaaaaagaggatgATCACCTTTGGCACCATGATATACCGCGATATGTGAAGGATCGTGAGTACCCTAATCAAGCAACCGAGAATAATAAAAGGACATTGAAAAGACTAGTTATTGCCTATGTCTtggatggggagatcctatacaaaagaagaaatgaTCAAGTACTACTAAGATGCGTGGACACCGTTGAAGCTAAAAAATCTTtaaagaagtccatgagggtgtttgcggaacacatgctaatggttttataA